The following coding sequences are from one Liolophura sinensis isolate JHLJ2023 chromosome 12, CUHK_Ljap_v2, whole genome shotgun sequence window:
- the LOC135479816 gene encoding P2Y purinoceptor 4-like gives MQNSTIGRENTTLPGSDPFQKFVSSLMKYAVPTIVWFGLLGNALSLAVFLSKRLRANSSSVYLSATAISDSAFLLSLFVVWLAFAKVDLIHTAGWCQTVIFITYLCSFLSVWFIVCITNENFVLCNYPKKAIRFCDVKRSVCIVITLVILGVVLYSFSLWTTGVKRATGKYQCTVMEEYVHLTKAATYIDTAITLILPYGMITYMLVAIAVNMFQRRPTPGKPLLNHVSLACRRYLSRNVCVMRVTTMLTAISGSYLILTLPSHIIKLRHLIIDLTTPTLPASRMELNIQQILQIVYYSSFACKVFIYICFGKNFRKCLLQLIRWAPHSPSLDHRGDPRVYAR, from the coding sequence ATGCAGAATTCTACGATAGGCCGGGAAAATACGACACTTCCAGGCAGCGACCCTTTCCAGAAATTCGTTTCATCGTTAATGAAATACGCCGTGCCGACTATCGTCTGGTTCGGTTTGCTGGGCAATGCTTTGTCCCTGGCAGTGTTTTTGTCCAAGCGCCTCCGCGCAAACTCTAGCAGCGTGTACCTGTCAGCGACGGCCATTAGTGATTCGGCTTTCCTTTTGTCCTTATTCGTTGTGTGGCTAGCCTTCGCAAAAGTCGATTTGATTCACACAGCCGGCTGGTGTCAGACTGTCATATTCATCACATACTTGTGCAGTTTTCTCTCCGTCTGGTTCATAGTTTgtataacaaatgaaaacttcgTATTGTGCAATTATCCCAAGAAAGCCATTCGATTCTGCGATGTCAAACGAAGTGTGTGCATCGTCATCACTTTGGTGATTTTGGGAGTGGTGTTGTACTCCTTTTCCCTATGGACTACGGGCGTGAAGCGTGCGACAGGAAAGTATCAGTGTACTGTAATGGAGGAATACGTTCATCTGACGAAGGCCGCAACATACATCGACACTGCCATTACACTGATTTTGCCATATGGAATGATCACCTATATGCTGGTCGCAATAGCCGTAAACATGTTTCAGAGACGACCGACGCCGGGGAAGCCCCTTTTAAATCATGTGTCCCTCGCGTGTAGGCGCTACCTCTCGCGGAACGTCTGCGTAATGAGAGTGACTACAATGCTAACGGCTATTTCCGGTTCCTATCTGATTCTTACCCTGCCTAGTCATATAATAAAATTGCGGCATCTAATCATCGATCTGACTACACCGACATTGCCAGCCAGCAGGATGGAATTAAACATTCAGCAAATTCTTCAAATTGTATATTATTCCAGTTTTGCCTGCAAAGTGTTCATTTACATCTGCTTCGGGAAAAATTTTCGGAAGTGTTTGCTTCAGTTGATTCGTTGGGCACCTCACAGTCCATCCCTTGACCACAGAGGAGATCCCAGAGTTTACGCTAGATAA